A window from Herbaspirillum sp. meg3 encodes these proteins:
- a CDS encoding SWIB/MDM2 domain-containing protein: MATAKKPAAAAKKPVAKAAPKAAPKKAVAAPKKAAAPKAAAKPAAKAAAPKKAAAPKAAAKPAAKKPAVKRTPNAAFMKPLTPSAALAEVVGAKPLPRTEVTKKVWEYIKKHKLQNPENKRNIDADDKLKVVFGGKKQVSMFEMTKLISGHLK; this comes from the coding sequence ATGGCCACAGCCAAAAAACCCGCAGCCGCAGCGAAGAAGCCCGTAGCAAAAGCAGCACCGAAAGCAGCACCGAAGAAAGCAGTCGCAGCACCGAAGAAAGCAGCAGCTCCAAAGGCAGCCGCTAAACCAGCAGCAAAAGCAGCCGCTCCAAAGAAAGCCGCAGCGCCAAAAGCAGCCGCCAAGCCAGCAGCAAAGAAACCAGCAGTCAAGCGCACTCCCAACGCCGCATTCATGAAGCCGCTGACACCATCGGCAGCACTGGCAGAAGTCGTCGGCGCCAAACCTCTGCCACGCACTGAAGTCACCAAGAAGGTGTGGGAATACATCAAGAAACACAAACTGCAAAACCCCGAAAACAAACGCAACATCGACGCAGATGACAAGTTGAAGGTTGTGTTCGGCGGCAAGAAACAGGTATCGATGTTTGAAATGACCAAGCTGATTTCCGGCCATTTGAAATAA
- a CDS encoding lytic transglycosylase domain-containing protein has translation MRVLCLLQLSLLSLAWCGNLPAHAGNQQEERLADSVTLALAQVVADARPPKPQFNDIEQRIVYLNWLGDMSARLSDKLPDRQERIEFLESAWYEATRAGLDPALVLGLIQVESAFRKYAISSAGASGYMQVMPFWTRAIGDGDRRKLFHMRSNLRYGCAILRLYLDQEGGDYFMALGKYNGSRGLPEYPAAVLKAKKRWEYAAQ, from the coding sequence ATGCGCGTACTGTGCCTGCTTCAGCTATCACTTCTTTCCTTGGCGTGGTGCGGCAATCTGCCCGCCCACGCCGGAAATCAACAAGAAGAGCGCCTGGCCGATTCCGTCACCCTGGCCCTGGCGCAAGTGGTGGCAGACGCTCGTCCGCCCAAGCCGCAATTCAATGACATCGAACAGCGCATCGTCTATCTCAACTGGCTCGGCGACATGTCCGCGCGCTTGTCCGACAAGCTGCCTGATCGTCAGGAAAGAATCGAATTTCTCGAAAGTGCCTGGTATGAAGCCACCCGTGCCGGACTCGATCCGGCGTTGGTGCTTGGACTGATTCAGGTCGAATCGGCATTTCGCAAATACGCAATCTCATCTGCAGGCGCCAGTGGTTACATGCAGGTCATGCCGTTTTGGACGCGTGCGATCGGCGACGGTGATCGCCGCAAGCTGTTTCACATGCGCAGCAATCTGCGCTACGGCTGCGCCATCTTGCGTCTATATCTCGATCAGGAAGGTGGGGATTACTTCATGGCGCTTGGTAAGTACAACGGTAGCCGCGGCTTGCCGGAGTATCCGGCGGCGGTTTTGAAGGCGAAGAAGCGATGGGAGTATGCCGCGCAATAG
- a CDS encoding proline--tRNA ligase — MRASRFFISTLKEAPSDAEIVSHKLMMRAGMIKRLGSGIYTYMPMGLRVIRKVEAIVREEMNRSGAVELLMPVVQPAELWQETGRWDKMGPELMRVKDRHGRDFAIQPTSEEVVTDVARTELRSYKQLPVNFYHIQTKFRDERRPRFGLMRGREFTMKDAYSFDRDVDGLKKSYQIMYDAYVRIFDRFGLQFRAVAADNGAIGGSGSHEFHVIAATGEDALVYCPTSDYAANMEAAEAVAVNATRGAATEALTKTATPGKAKCEAVAELLKLPLERTIKSIVLTVEKDKPEDKEVWLLLLRGDHELNEVKAGKIPGLANYRFANEAEIVEWFGTPPGYLGPIGTKKPVKVVADRTVANMSDFVCGANEADFHYTGANWGRDLPEPVVADLRNVVEGDASPDGKGVLAIQRGIEVGHVFQLGTAYSESMKATYLDEAGKPQPLQMGCYGIGVTRILGAAIEQNFDDKGIIWPATLAPFEVVLCPMGYDRSEAVKTEIDKLYDALLAAGVDVILDDRGERPGAMFADWELIGVPHRIVIGDRGLKDGQIEYQGRRDTAATSVPLADALDFVKGKLA; from the coding sequence ATGCGCGCCTCCCGATTTTTTATTTCCACCTTGAAAGAAGCTCCTTCCGACGCCGAAATCGTCAGCCACAAGCTGATGATGCGGGCCGGTATGATCAAGCGGCTCGGCTCCGGCATCTATACCTACATGCCGATGGGCCTGCGCGTGATTCGCAAGGTGGAAGCGATCGTGCGTGAAGAAATGAACCGCTCCGGCGCCGTCGAGCTGCTGATGCCGGTGGTTCAGCCGGCCGAGCTGTGGCAGGAAACCGGCCGCTGGGACAAGATGGGGCCTGAGCTGATGCGCGTGAAGGATCGCCATGGCCGCGACTTCGCCATCCAGCCAACCTCGGAAGAAGTCGTCACCGACGTCGCTCGCACCGAGTTGCGCAGCTACAAGCAATTGCCGGTCAACTTCTATCATATCCAGACCAAATTCCGCGACGAACGCCGTCCACGTTTCGGCCTGATGCGCGGCCGCGAATTTACGATGAAGGACGCCTACTCCTTCGACCGCGATGTGGACGGTCTGAAGAAGTCTTATCAGATCATGTATGACGCGTATGTCCGCATTTTCGACCGTTTCGGCCTGCAATTCCGCGCCGTGGCCGCCGATAATGGCGCCATCGGCGGTTCCGGTTCGCATGAATTTCACGTCATCGCCGCCACCGGCGAAGACGCGCTGGTGTACTGCCCGACCTCCGACTACGCCGCCAACATGGAAGCCGCGGAAGCCGTGGCCGTCAATGCCACCCGTGGCGCTGCCACCGAAGCGCTGACCAAGACCGCGACGCCGGGCAAAGCCAAGTGCGAAGCCGTGGCCGAGTTGCTGAAGCTGCCGCTGGAACGCACCATCAAGTCCATCGTCCTGACCGTCGAGAAAGACAAGCCGGAAGACAAGGAAGTCTGGCTGCTGTTGCTGCGTGGCGATCACGAGCTCAACGAAGTCAAAGCCGGCAAAATCCCGGGCCTTGCCAATTATCGTTTCGCCAACGAAGCCGAAATCGTCGAATGGTTTGGTACGCCGCCAGGCTATCTCGGCCCGATCGGCACCAAGAAACCGGTCAAGGTTGTTGCCGACCGTACCGTCGCCAACATGAGTGATTTCGTCTGCGGCGCCAATGAAGCAGACTTCCACTACACGGGCGCCAACTGGGGCCGCGATCTGCCTGAGCCTGTCGTCGCCGACCTCCGCAACGTCGTCGAAGGCGATGCGTCGCCGGACGGCAAGGGCGTGCTGGCGATCCAGCGCGGTATCGAAGTTGGCCACGTGTTCCAGCTCGGCACCGCGTATTCGGAGTCGATGAAGGCAACTTACCTCGACGAAGCAGGCAAGCCACAACCGTTGCAAATGGGCTGTTACGGCATCGGCGTCACCCGTATCCTGGGTGCTGCCATCGAACAGAACTTCGACGACAAAGGCATCATCTGGCCGGCCACGCTGGCGCCGTTTGAAGTGGTGCTGTGCCCGATGGGTTACGACCGCAGCGAGGCGGTCAAAACCGAGATCGACAAGCTGTATGACGCGCTGCTGGCAGCCGGCGTCGACGTCATTCTGGATGATCGCGGCGAACGTCCGGGCGCGATGTTTGCAGACTGGGAGTTGATCGGCGTGCCGCATCGCATCGTTATCGGCGACCGTGGTCTGAAAGATGGCCAGATCGAATACCAGGGTCGTCGCGATACCGCTGCGACATCGGTGCCACTGGCCGACGCGCTGGACTTCGTCAAAGGCAAGCTTGCCTGA
- a CDS encoding RNA pyrophosphohydrolase, whose product MLDREGFRPNVGIILLNAQNEVWWGKRVKEHSWQFPQGGIKHGETPEQAMFRELEEEIGLKAEHVKIIGRTRDWLRYEVPDHFIKREIRGHYRGQKQIWFLLRMVGRDCDVNLRLTSHPEFDAWRWHDYWVPLDVVIEFKRDVYQQALKELSRFLARPQATHRRPDAQGKITQLPSDHPDNAAQADPCGSATPPTTK is encoded by the coding sequence ATGCTGGATCGAGAAGGCTTCCGCCCGAACGTCGGCATCATCCTGCTTAACGCCCAGAATGAGGTATGGTGGGGCAAGCGGGTTAAGGAACATTCGTGGCAATTTCCGCAAGGCGGAATCAAACATGGTGAAACTCCGGAACAAGCGATGTTTCGCGAGCTGGAAGAAGAAATCGGCCTGAAAGCGGAACACGTCAAGATCATCGGTCGCACCCGCGACTGGCTGCGCTATGAGGTTCCTGATCATTTCATCAAGCGTGAAATCCGCGGCCATTATCGCGGGCAAAAACAAATCTGGTTCCTGCTGCGCATGGTCGGCCGCGATTGCGACGTCAACCTGCGCCTGACTTCGCACCCCGAGTTCGACGCCTGGCGCTGGCACGACTATTGGGTGCCGCTGGACGTGGTCATTGAATTCAAGCGCGATGTGTATCAACAAGCGCTCAAGGAATTGTCACGCTTCCTGGCTCGCCCTCAGGCAACACATCGCCGTCCCGATGCGCAGGGCAAGATCACGCAATTGCCGTCGGATCATCCGGACAATGCTGCACAAGCAGATCCTTGCGGATCTGCAACTCCGCCCACCACTAAGTGA
- a CDS encoding CNP1-like family protein, translated as MPQRLWNTHAARRLARTLTAGLLLCSASLSFAQQLGTFDEEFDDEEKPWQEIAVQLPPNPVQENLAEFYVGPTTLSKSYVDLKSLTIGSDNVVRYTMVTKSDGGATNIIYAGIRCETYEVKWYAFGHADGKWSRSRQDKWTRIKDAGANRQDAALYKGYLCQSGMLAGNQKAIYERLRDNRMLDMARESSR; from the coding sequence ATGCCCCAACGCCTCTGGAATACCCACGCTGCACGCCGACTTGCCCGCACCCTGACCGCCGGGCTGTTGCTGTGCTCGGCTTCGCTCAGCTTTGCGCAGCAGCTCGGCACCTTCGACGAAGAATTCGACGACGAAGAAAAGCCATGGCAAGAAATTGCCGTGCAGTTGCCACCAAATCCTGTACAGGAAAATCTGGCCGAGTTTTATGTCGGGCCGACCACCTTGTCAAAATCTTATGTCGACCTCAAGTCGCTGACCATCGGCAGCGACAATGTCGTGCGTTACACCATGGTGACCAAGTCTGATGGCGGCGCGACCAATATCATCTACGCCGGCATCCGCTGCGAAACCTACGAGGTCAAGTGGTACGCCTTCGGTCACGCTGACGGCAAATGGTCGCGTTCGCGCCAGGACAAGTGGACACGGATCAAGGATGCCGGCGCCAATCGCCAGGACGCCGCTCTCTACAAGGGCTACCTCTGCCAAAGCGGCATGCTGGCCGGCAATCAGAAGGCGATCTACGAACGTCTGCGCGACAATCGCATGCTGGATATGGCGCGCGAATCCAGCCGCTAG
- the proB gene encoding glutamate 5-kinase produces the protein MHSVIQQAKRLIIKVGSSLVTNDGKGLDAAAIAKWAEQIAHLRTLGKEVVLVSSGAIAEGMQRLGFERRPTGVHELQACAAVGQMGLAQIYESSFRAHQLGTAQVLLTHADLADRERYLNARSTLFTLLQFGVIPIINENDTVVTDEIKFGDNDTLGALVANLIEADALIILTDQRGLYTADPRRDPDAQFVHEAKAGDLSLEAMAGGAGTGIGRGGMLTKILAAKRAATSGAHTVIAWGREDRVLSRLAAGEAIGTQLTAQTAQLTARKQWMADHLQTAGRVVLDNGAVQKLTAEGKSLLPIGVTEVGGEFGRGDVITCVDASGKAIARGISNYASSDARRIVRHPSSEILSILGFVEEPELIHRDNLVLL, from the coding sequence ATGCATTCCGTGATACAACAAGCCAAGCGGCTGATCATCAAAGTTGGTTCATCGCTCGTGACAAATGATGGCAAAGGCCTCGATGCCGCCGCCATCGCCAAATGGGCAGAGCAAATTGCGCACTTGCGCACGCTGGGCAAGGAAGTGGTGCTGGTCAGCTCCGGCGCTATCGCCGAAGGCATGCAGCGCCTCGGTTTCGAACGCCGGCCTACCGGCGTGCATGAGCTGCAAGCTTGCGCCGCCGTCGGTCAAATGGGCCTGGCGCAAATCTACGAAAGCAGTTTTCGCGCACATCAGCTCGGCACCGCGCAGGTATTGTTGACGCACGCCGATCTTGCCGATCGCGAGCGCTATCTGAATGCGCGCTCCACGCTCTTCACGCTGCTGCAATTCGGGGTTATCCCCATCATCAATGAAAACGATACTGTCGTTACCGACGAAATCAAGTTCGGCGACAACGACACGCTTGGTGCGCTCGTCGCCAACCTGATCGAAGCCGACGCGCTGATCATTTTGACCGACCAGCGCGGTCTCTATACCGCCGATCCACGTCGCGATCCGGACGCGCAATTTGTGCATGAAGCCAAAGCCGGCGATCTGTCGCTGGAAGCCATGGCAGGCGGTGCCGGCACCGGCATCGGCCGTGGCGGCATGCTGACCAAGATTCTGGCGGCCAAGCGCGCAGCGACTTCCGGCGCGCATACCGTGATTGCCTGGGGGCGCGAAGACCGCGTCCTCAGCCGTCTGGCCGCCGGTGAAGCAATCGGTACGCAGCTCACCGCGCAGACCGCACAACTGACCGCGCGCAAGCAGTGGATGGCTGATCATCTGCAAACCGCCGGTCGCGTGGTGCTGGATAATGGCGCCGTGCAAAAACTGACGGCAGAAGGCAAGTCGCTGTTGCCGATCGGTGTGACGGAGGTCGGTGGTGAATTCGGCCGCGGCGACGTCATCACTTGCGTGGATGCGTCTGGCAAGGCGATTGCGCGCGGCATCAGCAACTATGCCAGCTCGGATGCGCGGCGTATCGTGCGGCATCCATCTTCGGAGATTCTTTCCATTCTGGGTTTTGTGGAAGAGCCGGAACTGATCCATCGCGACAATCTGGTTCTGTTGTGA
- the cgtA gene encoding Obg family GTPase CgtA, with the protein MKFIDEAKIELIAGDGGNGVASFCREKFRPFGGPDGGDGGKGGSIWAVGDRNVNTLIDYRYSKLHKARNGENGRGSDCYGKGADDIFLRMPVGTLIVDNVTGEHIADLTEHEQVVLLAQGGEGGWGNIHFKTSTNRAPRQKTEGKEGQRRELRLELKVLADVGLLGMPNAGKSTFISAVSNARPKIADYPFTTLHPNLGVVRVSHEKSFVIADIPGLIEGAADGAGLGVQFLRHLQRTGLLLHIVDLAPFEDTVDPVKEAKAIVKELQKYDDSLFEKPRWLVLNKLDVVPEAERAKRVKDFVKRFGWKGPVFEISALTREGCEDLITEIYGYLETKRNQEHRAEETQMTEEARGISSIDPDDPRFKVID; encoded by the coding sequence ATGAAGTTTATCGACGAAGCAAAGATCGAACTGATCGCAGGCGATGGCGGCAACGGTGTCGCCAGTTTTTGCCGTGAAAAATTCCGTCCTTTCGGCGGCCCTGACGGCGGCGATGGCGGCAAGGGTGGCAGTATCTGGGCCGTGGGCGACCGTAACGTCAACACCCTGATCGACTATCGTTATTCCAAGCTGCATAAAGCACGCAACGGCGAAAACGGTCGCGGCTCCGATTGCTATGGCAAAGGCGCTGACGACATTTTCCTGCGCATGCCGGTCGGCACACTGATCGTTGACAACGTCACCGGTGAGCACATCGCCGACCTGACCGAGCACGAACAAGTCGTGCTGCTGGCGCAAGGCGGCGAAGGCGGCTGGGGCAACATCCACTTCAAGACCTCCACCAACCGCGCTCCGCGTCAAAAGACCGAAGGCAAAGAAGGCCAGCGCCGTGAATTGCGCCTGGAGCTAAAGGTGCTGGCAGACGTCGGTTTGCTGGGCATGCCGAACGCCGGCAAGTCGACTTTCATTTCCGCCGTCTCGAACGCGCGTCCGAAGATCGCCGACTATCCATTTACCACCCTGCATCCGAACCTGGGTGTGGTGCGCGTGAGCCATGAAAAGAGCTTTGTTATCGCCGACATCCCGGGTCTGATCGAAGGCGCCGCTGACGGTGCCGGCTTGGGCGTGCAATTCCTGCGCCACTTGCAGCGCACCGGCTTGCTGTTGCACATCGTTGATCTGGCGCCGTTTGAAGATACGGTCGATCCGGTCAAGGAAGCCAAAGCCATCGTCAAGGAGCTGCAAAAGTACGATGACTCGCTGTTCGAGAAACCGCGCTGGCTGGTGCTCAACAAACTCGACGTCGTGCCGGAAGCCGAGCGCGCAAAACGCGTCAAGGATTTCGTCAAGCGTTTCGGCTGGAAGGGCCCGGTATTCGAAATCTCCGCGCTGACCCGTGAAGGTTGCGAAGACCTGATCACAGAAATCTACGGCTATCTGGAAACCAAGCGCAATCAGGAACACCGCGCCGAAGAAACCCAGATGACCGAAGAAGCCCGCGGCATTTCCTCCATCGATCCGGATGATCCTCGCTTCAAGGTTATCGACTGA
- the rpmA gene encoding 50S ribosomal protein L27 codes for MAHKKGGGTTRNGRDSESKRLGVKVYGGQAINAGGIIIRQRGTKVHPGENVGMGKDHTLFALTEGKVQFVIKGVAKRQYVTVVAAAAAA; via the coding sequence ATGGCACATAAAAAAGGCGGCGGCACTACGCGCAACGGCCGTGATTCAGAGTCGAAACGACTCGGCGTCAAGGTCTATGGCGGTCAAGCGATCAACGCTGGCGGCATCATCATTCGTCAACGCGGCACCAAGGTTCACCCTGGTGAAAACGTCGGCATGGGCAAGGACCACACTCTGTTCGCATTGACAGAAGGTAAAGTCCAGTTCGTGATCAAGGGCGTTGCGAAGCGTCAGTACGTGACTGTTGTTGCTGCTGCAGCTGCTGCTTAA
- the rplU gene encoding 50S ribosomal protein L21 codes for MYAVIKTGGKQYKVAAGEKLKVEQIPADIGSQITLDQVLAVGAGDTVKFGAPLVEGATVLVTVIAQGRHDKVKIFKMRRRKHYQKRQGHRQNYTELQIVSINA; via the coding sequence ATGTACGCGGTCATAAAAACCGGCGGCAAACAATATAAAGTTGCCGCTGGTGAAAAACTTAAAGTAGAACAGATACCGGCAGACATTGGCTCCCAAATCACTTTGGATCAAGTGCTCGCAGTGGGCGCAGGCGATACCGTTAAATTCGGTGCGCCTTTGGTCGAGGGTGCAACGGTGCTGGTTACTGTCATAGCGCAGGGTCGCCACGACAAGGTCAAGATCTTCAAAATGCGTCGTCGTAAGCATTATCAGAAGCGTCAAGGCCATCGCCAGAATTACACCGAACTGCAAATCGTCTCGATCAACGCTTAA
- the ispB gene encoding octaprenyl diphosphate synthase — translation MSAALQSATPNSFIDPIAADMGAVNTVIRQQLYSEVPLVNQVSEYIISAGGKRIRPVLVLLIANAYAYQGMAHHSLAAVIEFIHTATLLHDDVVDESSLRRGKQTANALFGNAASVLVGDFLYSRAFQMMVTVGNARVMQIVADATNVIAEGEVLQLLNMHNPDVNEADYLRVIRSKTAKLFEAAAQLGALISGADEAGIEAAGEYGRSLGTAFQLIDDVLDYSGNAAEIGKNVGDDLREGKPTLPLIYLMEHGTPEQRELVRSCIENGDEQHFDQILAAITSSGALDYTRQEAQKASRRASDAIASLPDSKYKNSLLELSAFAVDRNH, via the coding sequence TTGTCCGCCGCTCTCCAATCCGCTACGCCAAACTCCTTCATTGACCCGATAGCTGCCGACATGGGCGCGGTCAACACTGTTATTCGTCAGCAACTTTATTCCGAAGTGCCTCTGGTGAACCAGGTTTCCGAGTACATCATCAGTGCCGGCGGCAAGCGTATCCGGCCTGTTCTTGTGTTGCTCATCGCCAATGCCTACGCTTATCAGGGCATGGCGCATCATTCCCTGGCGGCAGTGATCGAGTTCATTCACACCGCAACGCTGCTGCATGACGACGTGGTCGACGAGTCCTCGTTGCGCCGCGGCAAGCAAACCGCCAATGCACTGTTCGGCAATGCCGCTTCGGTGCTGGTGGGCGACTTCTTGTATTCACGCGCCTTCCAGATGATGGTCACGGTGGGCAACGCCCGCGTCATGCAAATCGTGGCCGACGCCACCAACGTGATTGCCGAAGGCGAAGTGCTGCAGTTGCTCAACATGCACAATCCGGATGTGAACGAAGCCGATTACCTGCGCGTGATCCGCTCCAAGACCGCCAAGCTGTTCGAAGCCGCCGCACAACTGGGCGCGCTGATCTCCGGCGCGGACGAGGCAGGCATTGAAGCCGCCGGCGAATACGGCCGCTCGCTGGGCACCGCATTCCAGCTGATCGACGACGTGCTGGACTATTCCGGCAACGCTGCCGAAATCGGCAAGAACGTCGGCGACGACTTGCGCGAAGGCAAACCCACCCTCCCGCTGATCTATCTGATGGAGCACGGCACACCGGAGCAACGCGAGCTGGTGCGCAGCTGTATCGAGAACGGCGACGAGCAGCATTTTGACCAGATCCTGGCGGCAATTACGAGTTCGGGCGCCTTGGATTACACGCGTCAGGAAGCGCAAAAAGCAAGTCGCCGCGCCAGCGATGCAATTGCCTCGCTACCGGATAGCAAGTACAAAAATTCTTTGCTAGAATTATCCGCTTTCGCGGTGGACCGTAATCATTAA
- a CDS encoding HlyC/CorC family transporter has translation MDTVPIWVQILALALLILCSAFFSMTETALMAANRHRLRHLAKHGNRRAITILWLLERTDKLLSLILIANTLINALATALVTALAIAAFGNHEKVITIATACVAGLLIIFAEIVPKIIGATFPERISLFTSFILKPLMALAKPLLWVVNIIVSSILRIMHIKASGRSHDQRLSPEELRSIVLEGGNFIPQKHKSILLNLFDLEKISVEDVMTPRAQVEALNLSVSIDEIRHQLATCYHNKLPVYEGEINQIVGILHVRKVVTLFSQEEEISSEDIRPLLSAPYFIPQDTDVFTQLQYFQENHERLGIIVDEYGEVQGLVTLEDIIEEMIGEFTTSVPGAARADSFSWNEDGECLLEGATTLRDINKRLGLNLPLDGPKTLNGLLLEWLQDIPEANVSVKIAGCIIEIIQVQNQAIKVVKLIVPKGTKAVKAEQ, from the coding sequence TTGGATACCGTGCCCATATGGGTGCAAATTCTTGCACTGGCACTTCTGATTCTTTGCTCGGCTTTTTTTTCCATGACCGAGACCGCCTTGATGGCAGCCAACCGGCATCGCCTGAGGCATTTAGCCAAGCACGGCAACCGGCGCGCGATTACCATTCTCTGGCTGCTTGAACGCACCGACAAACTGCTGTCGCTGATTCTGATCGCCAATACGCTGATCAATGCGCTGGCAACGGCGCTGGTAACGGCACTGGCGATTGCGGCTTTTGGCAATCACGAGAAGGTCATCACCATCGCCACCGCTTGCGTGGCCGGCCTGCTGATCATCTTTGCGGAGATCGTGCCGAAGATCATCGGCGCCACCTTCCCCGAACGTATCTCGCTGTTCACCAGCTTCATCCTCAAACCGCTGATGGCGCTGGCCAAACCGCTGCTGTGGGTGGTTAACATCATCGTGTCTTCGATTCTGCGCATCATGCACATCAAGGCCAGCGGCCGTTCGCACGATCAGCGCCTGTCGCCGGAAGAGTTGCGCTCGATCGTGCTGGAAGGCGGCAATTTCATCCCGCAAAAACATAAGAGCATCTTGCTCAACCTGTTCGACCTGGAAAAAATCTCGGTCGAGGACGTGATGACGCCACGCGCCCAGGTCGAGGCGCTGAACCTGTCCGTTTCGATCGATGAGATCCGCCACCAGCTGGCTACCTGTTATCACAACAAACTGCCGGTGTACGAAGGCGAAATCAATCAGATCGTCGGCATCCTGCATGTGCGCAAGGTGGTCACGCTGTTCAGCCAGGAAGAAGAGATTTCCAGCGAAGACATTCGCCCGTTGCTGAGCGCACCGTACTTCATCCCGCAAGACACGGACGTCTTCACGCAGTTGCAATACTTCCAGGAAAACCACGAACGTCTGGGCATCATCGTCGATGAATACGGTGAAGTGCAGGGCCTGGTGACGCTGGAAGACATCATCGAAGAGATGATCGGCGAGTTCACCACGTCCGTTCCCGGTGCGGCGCGCGCCGATAGTTTCAGTTGGAATGAAGACGGCGAATGCCTGCTGGAAGGCGCCACCACCCTGCGCGACATCAACAAACGCCTGGGCCTGAATCTGCCGCTGGACGGCCCCAAGACGCTCAATGGCCTGTTGCTGGAGTGGCTGCAGGACATCCCGGAAGCCAACGTATCCGTCAAGATTGCAGGCTGCATCATCGAAATCATCCAGGTGCAAAACCAGGCGATCAAGGTCGTCAAACTGATCGTGCCGAAAGGTACGAAAGCGGTGAAAGCCGAACAATAA
- a CDS encoding type II secretion system F family protein: MATPSHLPPSQRRTTLYAWEGKDRSGKLTRGEMPASGTTVVSATLRRQGIQALTIRKKRIQRDSKIREKELALFTRQLTTMLKAGLPLLQALSIVARSQTNPALARLILNLRGEVESGSSFYQAFARHPRYFNTLFCNLVAAGEEAGLLDELLDSLAHYQEKTLALKSKVRAALTYPAAIVTVAVLVTCVIMIWVVPTFKDVFSSFGAELPLPTRIVIALSDFMGRYWWVLAASLAVVVGWSVRTWRRSAVWRARTDRFLLKLPAFGELVRKATVARWSRTLATLFGAGIPLIDALQAVAAAAGNAAYADATIAIRHQVSGGASLTAAIEQTGLFPGMVGQMVAIGEESGTLDQMLLKVADFYDLEVTEAVASLSNLMEPFIMVVLGIVIGGLVIAMYLPIFKLGSVI; the protein is encoded by the coding sequence ATGGCGACACCGTCACACCTACCACCCTCACAACGCCGCACGACACTCTATGCCTGGGAAGGCAAGGATCGCAGCGGCAAACTCACGCGAGGAGAAATGCCTGCCAGCGGCACCACGGTCGTCAGCGCCACCTTGCGCCGTCAAGGCATTCAGGCCTTGACCATCAGGAAGAAGCGCATTCAGCGCGACAGCAAGATTCGCGAAAAGGAGCTCGCGCTCTTCACGCGCCAGTTGACGACCATGCTCAAGGCCGGTCTGCCGCTGCTGCAGGCACTCAGTATCGTCGCGCGCAGCCAGACCAATCCGGCGCTGGCGCGACTGATTCTGAACCTGCGCGGCGAGGTGGAAAGCGGAAGCAGCTTTTATCAAGCCTTTGCCAGGCATCCGCGCTATTTCAATACGCTATTCTGCAATCTGGTTGCCGCCGGCGAAGAAGCCGGCCTCCTGGACGAGTTGCTCGACAGCCTGGCGCACTATCAGGAGAAAACGCTGGCGCTCAAGAGCAAAGTACGCGCCGCGCTGACCTACCCTGCTGCCATTGTGACGGTTGCCGTTCTGGTGACGTGCGTCATCATGATTTGGGTCGTGCCGACCTTCAAAGACGTCTTCAGCAGCTTCGGCGCCGAACTGCCTTTGCCGACACGCATCGTTATCGCGTTGTCCGATTTCATGGGGCGATACTGGTGGGTGCTGGCGGCGTCATTGGCCGTCGTCGTCGGCTGGAGCGTGCGAACATGGCGCCGCTCAGCCGTGTGGCGAGCACGGACAGATCGTTTTCTGCTCAAATTGCCGGCGTTCGGCGAGCTGGTTCGCAAAGCAACGGTTGCCCGCTGGAGCCGTACCCTCGCCACCCTATTCGGCGCAGGCATTCCTTTGATTGATGCTTTGCAGGCGGTTGCCGCAGCGGCAGGCAACGCCGCCTATGCGGATGCCACCATCGCTATCCGTCACCAGGTTTCCGGCGGCGCCAGCCTGACCGCCGCCATCGAACAGACCGGGCTGTTTCCCGGCATGGTGGGGCAGATGGTTGCCATCGGCGAAGAATCGGGTACGCTCGATCAAATGCTGCTTAAAGTCGCCGACTTCTACGACCTTGAAGTGACGGAAGCCGTCGCTTCGCTCTCCAACCTAATGGAACCCTTTATCATGGTGGTTCTGGGCATTGTCATCGGCGGCCTGGTGATTGCCATGTATTTGCCTATTTTCAAACTGGGATCCGTTATCTGA